A stretch of Gallaecimonas pentaromativorans DNA encodes these proteins:
- the infC gene encoding translation initiation factor IF-3, producing the protein MKGGRRGPLVQQKPKHRINDLIRIPEVRLIGAEGEQLGVVKIQDALAQAEAAQMDLVEISPNAEPPVCQIMDYGKFLYEKQKSAKEQKKKQKQIQVKEIKFRPGTDEGDYQVKLRNLVRFLEDGDKAKITLRFRGREMAHQELGRDLLERIKADLEELSVVESFPKMEGRQMVMVLAPKKK; encoded by the coding sequence ATTAAAGGCGGAAGACGGGGCCCATTGGTCCAGCAGAAACCGAAACACCGTATCAACGACCTGATCCGTATCCCTGAAGTACGCCTTATTGGCGCAGAAGGTGAGCAGCTCGGTGTCGTTAAAATCCAGGATGCCCTGGCCCAGGCTGAAGCAGCCCAAATGGACCTCGTAGAGATCAGCCCTAACGCTGAACCGCCGGTCTGCCAGATCATGGATTACGGTAAGTTCCTCTACGAGAAACAAAAAAGCGCAAAAGAACAAAAGAAAAAGCAAAAACAGATCCAGGTGAAGGAAATCAAATTCCGCCCTGGCACAGATGAAGGCGACTACCAGGTAAAACTGCGCAACCTGGTTCGCTTTCTGGAAGACGGTGACAAAGCCAAAATCACCCTGCGGTTCCGTGGTCGTGAAATGGCGCACCAAGAGCTTGGTCGAGACCTGCTTGAGCGGATCAAGGCTGACCTCGAAGAGCTGTCTGTTGTTGAGTCTTTCCCGAAAATGGAAGGCCGCCAGATGGTGATGGTGCTGGCACCCAAAAAGAAATAA
- the rplT gene encoding 50S ribosomal protein L20 yields the protein MPRVKRGVTARARHKKVMKAAKGYYGARSRVYRVAFQAVIKAGQYAYRDRRAKKRQFRQLWIARINAASRQNGLSYSRLINGLKKASVEIDRKILSDIAVHDKAAFTALVEKAKAAL from the coding sequence ATGCCAAGAGTTAAACGTGGTGTAACTGCCCGCGCTCGTCACAAGAAGGTAATGAAGGCCGCCAAAGGTTACTATGGCGCCCGTAGCCGTGTTTATCGCGTTGCCTTCCAGGCCGTGATCAAAGCCGGTCAATACGCTTACCGTGACCGTCGTGCTAAGAAACGTCAGTTCCGTCAGCTGTGGATTGCCCGTATCAACGCGGCTTCCCGTCAGAACGGTCTGTCCTACAGCCGTCTGATCAACGGTCTGAAGAAAGCTTCCGTGGAAATCGATCGTAAGATTTTGTCTGACATCGCTGTACACGACAAAGCCGCCTTCACTGCTCTGGTTGAAAAAGCCAAAGCAGCACTGTAA
- a CDS encoding M20/M25/M40 family metallo-hydrolase — protein sequence MIKKTLLAATLLPFLAQAQTVPPAEKPELYDIGAAMSAERMKADVTKLVSFGTRHTLSSQTSKTRGIGAATDWIEAQFKAISKECGGCLEVIRVSDTVSGEKRIPNPTLITNVIAIKWGSEDKKRMALLSGDIDSRVTDVMNATADAPGANDNASGIAATLESARVLTKYDFPGTIVFSALSAEEQGLFGGKILAKYAREQGWNIDAVINNDMIGNTEGIDGIKDNHTVRVFSEGTRAVETATEARTRRFTGGELDSPSRNLGRYIKALAHQYLPMLDVMMVYRLDRFGRGGHHSPFNDAGYPGVRLMETHENYNRQHQDLRTENGVAYGDVLTGVDFDYARKVAALDAITLASMAWAPTAPAGVTIKGAVSPDTTLSWQAGKDKQLAGYKVYWRLTTEPTWTHSRYVGNTDSYTLKGVVIDNYFFGVAAVAKDGTESPVVFPGAAGAF from the coding sequence ATGATCAAAAAGACCCTGCTGGCCGCCACCTTGCTGCCGTTTCTTGCCCAGGCGCAGACAGTACCGCCGGCAGAAAAACCCGAGTTGTACGACATTGGCGCCGCCATGTCTGCCGAGCGCATGAAGGCTGATGTTACCAAACTGGTCAGCTTTGGCACCCGCCACACTCTTTCTAGCCAAACCTCTAAAACCCGCGGCATCGGCGCCGCCACCGACTGGATTGAAGCCCAGTTCAAGGCCATCAGCAAAGAGTGCGGTGGCTGCCTGGAGGTGATCCGGGTATCCGATACCGTCAGCGGTGAAAAACGTATTCCTAACCCGACCCTCATCACCAACGTCATCGCCATCAAATGGGGCAGCGAGGATAAAAAACGCATGGCGCTGCTTTCCGGGGACATCGACTCGCGAGTGACCGATGTCATGAACGCCACCGCCGACGCTCCCGGCGCCAACGACAACGCCTCCGGTATCGCAGCGACCCTAGAATCGGCGCGGGTACTGACTAAATACGATTTTCCCGGCACCATCGTCTTTTCCGCCCTCTCAGCCGAGGAGCAAGGGCTTTTTGGCGGCAAGATCCTCGCCAAATACGCTCGCGAGCAGGGCTGGAACATCGATGCGGTGATCAACAACGACATGATTGGCAACACCGAAGGCATCGACGGCATCAAAGATAACCACACGGTACGGGTATTCTCCGAGGGAACCCGCGCGGTTGAAACCGCCACCGAGGCCCGCACCCGACGTTTTACCGGCGGAGAGCTGGACTCCCCCTCCCGCAACCTGGGCCGCTACATCAAAGCCTTGGCTCACCAGTATCTGCCGATGCTGGACGTGATGATGGTTTATCGCCTCGACCGCTTCGGCCGTGGCGGCCACCACAGCCCCTTTAATGACGCCGGTTATCCCGGAGTACGGCTGATGGAAACCCACGAAAACTACAACCGCCAGCACCAGGACCTTCGCACCGAGAACGGTGTGGCCTATGGCGACGTGCTGACCGGGGTGGATTTTGACTACGCCCGCAAGGTGGCGGCGCTTGATGCCATTACTCTCGCCTCCATGGCCTGGGCACCCACGGCGCCAGCGGGTGTCACCATCAAAGGTGCGGTCAGCCCGGATACCACCCTGAGCTGGCAAGCCGGTAAGGATAAACAACTGGCGGGGTATAAGGTGTATTGGCGCTTGACCACCGAACCGACTTGGACGCACAGTCGTTACGTTGGAAATACAGACAGTTACACCCTCAAAGGAGTGGTCATTGACAATTACTTCTTCGGCGTTGCCGCCGTTGCCAAAGACGGCACCGAAAGCCCGGTGGTCTTCCCGGGGGCAGCCGGCGCTTTCTAA
- the thrS gene encoding threonine--tRNA ligase has product MPAITLPDGSVRHFDNPVSIMDVALDIGPGLAKATIAGRVNGELMDASDLIENDATLAIITAKNDEGLEILRHSCAHLLGHAIKQLWPQTKMAIGPVIDNGFYYDVDLDFPLTQEHIEQLEARMHELAEKDYDVIKKKVSWQEARDTFEARGESYKMAILDENISHDDRPGLYHHEEYVDMCRGPHVPNMKFCHYFKLMKVSGAYWRGDAKNKMLQRIYGTAWADKKALNSYLVQLAEAEKRDHRKIGKQLDLFHFQEEAPGMVFWHNDGWIIFRQLETFIREKLREFDYQEVKGPLMMDRVLWEKSGHWEKYGDAMFTTSSENRDYAIKPMNCPGHVQIFNQGLKSYRDLPLRMAEFGSCHRNEPSGALHGLMRVRGFTQDDAHIFCTDDQIQAEVASCIDMVYSTYATFGFENIKVKLSTRPEQRIGSDAIWDKAEQGLAEALSAKGIEYDLQPGEGAFYGPKIEFTLHDCLNRAWQCGTVQLDFALPGRLGASFVAEDNDRKVPVMIHRAILGSLERFIGILIEEYAGFFPAWLSPTQAVVMNITDAQADYVQDVVKTLESAGIRAKADLRNEKIGFKIREHTLKRVPYLLVVGDKEREAGEIAVRTRKGQDLGKFKLEDFISQLQGEIASRGKQTVEE; this is encoded by the coding sequence ATGCCTGCTATTACCCTGCCAGACGGTTCCGTTCGTCACTTTGATAACCCTGTTTCCATCATGGATGTGGCGCTGGACATTGGTCCTGGCCTGGCCAAAGCCACCATTGCCGGCCGTGTCAACGGCGAGCTGATGGACGCCAGCGACCTCATCGAAAACGACGCAACCCTGGCCATCATCACCGCCAAGAATGACGAAGGTCTTGAGATCCTTCGCCACTCCTGTGCCCACCTGTTAGGTCATGCCATCAAGCAGCTGTGGCCGCAGACCAAAATGGCTATAGGCCCGGTGATCGATAACGGCTTTTATTATGACGTTGACTTGGATTTCCCCCTGACGCAGGAGCATATCGAGCAGCTTGAAGCCCGTATGCACGAACTGGCGGAAAAAGACTACGACGTCATCAAGAAAAAAGTGAGCTGGCAGGAAGCACGGGACACCTTCGAGGCCCGTGGTGAAAGCTACAAAATGGCCATTCTGGACGAAAACATCAGCCACGATGATCGCCCCGGCCTGTACCACCACGAAGAATATGTCGATATGTGCCGCGGCCCGCACGTACCGAACATGAAGTTTTGCCATTACTTCAAACTGATGAAGGTCTCTGGCGCCTACTGGCGTGGCGATGCCAAAAACAAGATGCTGCAACGCATCTACGGCACCGCCTGGGCCGATAAAAAGGCCTTGAACAGCTATTTGGTGCAGTTGGCTGAAGCCGAAAAACGCGACCACCGCAAAATCGGCAAGCAACTGGACTTGTTCCACTTCCAAGAAGAAGCGCCGGGCATGGTGTTCTGGCACAACGACGGCTGGATAATCTTCCGTCAACTCGAGACCTTTATCCGCGAAAAGCTGCGCGAATTTGACTATCAAGAAGTCAAAGGTCCCTTGATGATGGACCGGGTGCTGTGGGAGAAATCCGGGCACTGGGAGAAATATGGCGACGCCATGTTTACCACCAGCTCCGAAAACCGCGATTACGCCATCAAGCCCATGAACTGCCCAGGCCATGTGCAGATCTTCAATCAGGGCCTCAAATCCTACCGCGACCTGCCGCTGCGCATGGCCGAGTTTGGCTCTTGCCACCGCAACGAGCCGAGCGGCGCGCTCCATGGCCTGATGCGGGTGCGCGGTTTTACCCAGGATGACGCCCACATCTTCTGTACCGATGACCAAATCCAAGCGGAAGTGGCCAGCTGTATCGACATGGTTTACAGCACCTATGCCACCTTTGGCTTTGAAAACATCAAGGTCAAACTCTCTACCCGTCCCGAGCAGCGCATCGGCTCCGATGCCATCTGGGATAAGGCAGAACAGGGCCTGGCCGAAGCGCTGAGCGCCAAAGGTATCGAATACGACCTGCAACCCGGTGAAGGGGCCTTTTACGGGCCGAAAATCGAGTTCACCCTGCATGATTGTCTGAACCGTGCCTGGCAATGTGGTACTGTGCAGCTCGACTTTGCTCTGCCGGGCCGTTTGGGCGCCAGTTTTGTGGCCGAAGACAACGACCGCAAGGTGCCGGTGATGATCCACCGTGCCATCCTGGGGTCCTTGGAGCGTTTCATCGGTATTCTTATCGAGGAATACGCTGGATTCTTCCCGGCATGGCTGTCGCCGACCCAGGCAGTGGTGATGAATATCACCGATGCCCAGGCCGATTACGTGCAAGATGTGGTAAAAACCCTTGAAAGCGCGGGCATTCGTGCGAAAGCCGACTTGAGAAACGAGAAGATTGGCTTTAAAATCCGCGAGCACACGCTTAAGCGCGTCCCGTACCTGCTGGTAGTAGGTGACAAAGAGCGGGAAGCAGGCGAAATCGCCGTCCGTACGCGCAAAGGACAAGATCTCGGCAAATTCAAGCTGGAAGACTTTATAAGCCAGCTGCAAGGCGAAATTGCCAGCCGAGGCAAACAAACCGTGGAGGAATAA
- the pheS gene encoding phenylalanine--tRNA ligase subunit alpha — translation MQHLDEIVSQAKAAIDAAADMAALDAIRVDYLGKKGLLTLQMQSLRDLSPEERPKAGAVINQAKEAVQEVLNAKKNAMMEAELNAKLAAEQVDVTLPGRRQALGGLHPVTRTIERIESFFGELGFAVKEGPEIEDAFHNFDALNIPAHHPARADHDTFYFTPDMLLRTQTSGVQIRTMEVEKPPLRIISPGRVYRNDYDQTHTPMFHQVEGLLVDENISFADLKGILHDFLQNFFEEDLEVRFRPSFFPFTEPSAEVDVKGKNGKWLEVLGCGMVHPNVLKAVGIDPEKYTGFAFGMGVERLTMLRYGVNDLRAFFENDVRFLKQFN, via the coding sequence ATGCAACATCTTGACGAGATCGTCAGCCAGGCCAAGGCAGCCATCGACGCTGCCGCGGACATGGCGGCACTGGATGCCATCCGGGTCGATTACCTGGGTAAAAAAGGCTTGCTCACCCTGCAGATGCAATCACTGCGTGACCTGAGCCCGGAAGAGCGCCCCAAGGCCGGCGCCGTGATCAACCAGGCCAAAGAGGCGGTTCAGGAAGTACTGAACGCCAAGAAGAATGCCATGATGGAAGCCGAGCTTAACGCCAAGCTGGCTGCCGAGCAGGTGGATGTCACCCTGCCTGGCCGTCGCCAGGCGCTGGGCGGCCTGCACCCGGTGACTCGCACCATAGAGCGTATCGAGAGCTTCTTCGGTGAGCTGGGCTTTGCGGTCAAAGAAGGTCCGGAAATTGAAGATGCTTTTCATAACTTCGACGCCCTGAACATCCCGGCCCATCACCCGGCCCGAGCGGACCACGACACCTTCTATTTCACCCCCGACATGCTGCTGCGCACCCAAACCTCCGGCGTGCAAATTCGCACCATGGAAGTGGAAAAACCGCCGCTTCGCATCATCTCTCCTGGCCGCGTCTACCGTAACGACTACGACCAGACCCACACCCCCATGTTCCACCAGGTCGAAGGCCTGCTGGTTGACGAGAACATCTCCTTTGCCGATCTCAAAGGCATTCTTCATGACTTCCTGCAGAACTTCTTTGAAGAAGACTTGGAAGTGCGTTTTCGTCCGAGCTTCTTCCCCTTCACCGAGCCCTCTGCCGAGGTGGACGTGAAAGGCAAGAACGGCAAGTGGCTGGAAGTGCTGGGCTGCGGCATGGTGCACCCTAACGTGCTCAAGGCGGTGGGTATCGACCCGGAAAAATACACCGGCTTTGCCTTCGGTATGGGCGTGGAACGCCTGACAATGCTGCGCTACGGCGTTAACGACCTGCGGGCGTTCTTCGAGAACGACGTACGTTT
- the rpmI gene encoding 50S ribosomal protein L35, whose protein sequence is MAKMKTHRGAAKRFKKTASGGYKFKQSHLRHILTKKSSKRKRQLRDTHQVAAADKPLVDRMLPNL, encoded by the coding sequence ATGGCTAAAATGAAGACCCATCGTGGTGCTGCCAAGCGGTTCAAAAAAACCGCGTCTGGTGGCTATAAGTTCAAGCAGTCTCACCTGCGCCACATCTTGACCAAAAAATCCTCCAAGCGTAAGCGTCAGCTGCGCGATACCCATCAGGTTGCCGCTGCGGACAAGCCGCTGGTCGACCGTATGCTGCCTAATCTGTAA
- a CDS encoding START domain-containing protein, whose product MTITSSALPPLPKTAPKARWSSRGQPALSKLLWGLILAPTLAFGQWQAQPERNGVKLWTEQGRDGLVRVRAQCQVVTRLSAFAAVMNDLEAVPQWMAHVEAVKRLDKPSTTEDVIHTRFHLPWPARNRDAVTLSAWRQDPDFTLYLDIKDAAERYPQLKGYVRMHGVSGQWRLAPLGQGLTEIRYTGSADPAGWLPDWLVNKLSVSSTAKTLAGLCNRITELKYQDSQYPFIKEPPATRTRSER is encoded by the coding sequence TTGACAATTACTTCTTCGGCGTTGCCGCCGTTGCCAAAGACGGCACCGAAAGCCCGGTGGTCTTCCCGGGGGCAGCCGGCGCTTTCTAAACTGCTGTGGGGGCTGATACTGGCCCCTACCCTCGCCTTTGGTCAATGGCAGGCTCAGCCGGAGCGAAACGGGGTCAAGCTGTGGACAGAACAAGGTCGCGATGGCCTGGTGAGGGTGCGAGCCCAGTGCCAAGTAGTCACTCGGCTTTCGGCCTTTGCGGCGGTGATGAACGATCTTGAAGCCGTGCCCCAATGGATGGCCCATGTCGAGGCGGTAAAACGCCTCGACAAACCGTCCACCACCGAAGACGTTATCCATACCCGCTTTCATTTGCCCTGGCCGGCCAGAAACCGCGACGCGGTCACCCTCTCTGCCTGGCGCCAAGACCCTGACTTCACGCTGTATCTTGATATCAAAGACGCCGCCGAGCGCTACCCGCAACTTAAAGGCTATGTGCGCATGCACGGGGTGTCGGGGCAGTGGCGCCTGGCGCCCTTAGGCCAGGGGCTGACCGAAATTCGTTACACCGGTAGCGCCGATCCGGCAGGCTGGCTGCCCGATTGGCTGGTCAACAAGCTCAGTGTCAGCTCAACGGCCAAAACCCTGGCCGGGCTTTGCAATCGCATTACCGAGCTGAAATACCAGGACAGCCAATACCCCTTTATCAAGGAACCTCCGGCCACCCGTACCCGCAGCGAACGCTGA